A stretch of DNA from Variovorax paradoxus:
GTCGCTGGCCAGGAAGTTCTCGGTGCCGTCCTTGCCCGCGCCGAGGATCAGCGGCGAGCCGGCGCGCGCGCCGATGACGCGCTGCGGTTCGTCGCGGCAGATGACGGCGATGGCGTAGGCGCCGTGCAGCTGCAGCACGGCGGCCTTGACGGCTTCGAACAGGTCGCCGTTGTAGAGGCTGTCGACGAGGTGGGCGATGACCTCGGTGTCGGTCTGGCTCTCGAACACGTAGCCCTTGGCTTCGAGCGCGGCGCGCAGCGGCTCGTGGTTCTCGATGATGCCGTTGTGCACGAGCGCGATGCGGCCCGGGCGCGCGGCGGGCGCATCGGCGCCGGGGCCGTGGCTGAAGTGGGGATGCGCGTTGTGCACGGCCGGTGCGCCGTGGGTGGCCCAGCGCGTGTGGGCGATGCCGGTGAGGCCTTCGATCTTGTCGTCGCGCACCTGAGTCAGCAGCTCGGCCACGCGCGAGGTGGTGCGCGCACGGCTCAGGCCGCCGGCATGCACCGCGACGCCGCAGGAGTCATAGCCGCGGTATTCGAGCCGCTGAAGGCCCTGGACCAGGACCGGAACGATGTCGCGATGGGAGGCTGCGCCGACGATGCCGCACATAGGGAGTACCTTGTCTTGAAGAACAGAAGGGCTCGATGGTAGGGAGCCATCGGGGAAATAAGGCGTCTAAATTCCCACAGTTTTGGAGTTTTATTTCATTCAAACCTATAGATGGAGTTTTATTCCATAATTCCAACCGATATGGAATCAATCTCCCTCGACGCGATCGACCTCAAGCTGCTCGACGCGCTCCAGCAGGACGCCTCGCAGACCAACCAGCGCCTGGCGGCCGAGGTGGGCATTTCGCCGCCGACCTGCCTGCGCCGCGTGCAGCGCCTGCGGCAGGAGGGACTCATCGAGCGCCAGGTCGCCCTGCTCTCGCCCGACCGCCTCGCCGCGGTGCTGGGCCACGGCCTGCAGGCGGTGGTGGAGATTTCGCTCGACCGGCAGGACGCCGCCGCGCTCGACGCCTTCGAGGCCCGCGTGATCGCGGACGATGCGGTGCAGCAGTGCTGGCGCGTGTCGCCGGGGCCCGATTTCGTGCTGGTGGTGGTGGCGCGCGACATGCCCGGCTACGGCGCGCTGACGCAGCGGCTGTTCACGGCCGACGCCAACGTGCGCAATGTGAAGGCGTTCTTCAGCCTGAAGCGCGCGAAGTTCGGGGCCCGCGTGCCGCTGGGCTGACGCGGGCTCCAGGCGCGATCAGCGCTCGCTCGCCGCAGCGCGCAGCGCTTCGAGAAATTCGCGCCGCCACCAGTGGATGTCCTGCGCCCGGATGCGCGACAGCAGCTTCTGGTGCCGTTCGCGCCGCTCTTCCAGCGGCATCTGCAGCGCCTGCTGCACCGTCTCGGCGGTGCCGTGCGTGTCGTACGGATTCACGAGCAACGCTTCCTTCAGCTGCTCGGCCGCACCGGCAAAACGCGACAGCACCAGCACGCCGGGGTCGGCCGGGTCTTGCGCCGCGATGTATTCCTTGGCGACGAGGTTCATGCCGTCGCGCAGCGGCGTGACCAGCCCCACGGCCGCCGCGCGGCACAGCCCCGGCACCCGCTTGCGCGCCACCATGCGGTGGATGTAGCGCACCGGCATCCAGTCGAGCTCGCCGTAGTCGCCGTTGATGGCGCCGCACAGCGATTCGAGTTCGCGGCGGATGTCGCCGTACGCATCGACCGTCTCGCGCGTGGGCGAGGCGATCTGGATCAGCGTGGCGCTGCGCCGGTTCTCGGGGTAGTGGGCCAGCAGCTCGCGGAAGGCGCGCACGCGCTGCGGGATGCCTTTCGAGTAATCGAGCCGGTCGATGCCCAGCAGGAGCCGGCGGCTGGAGTACTCGCGCTTCATGGTCTCGTACATGTCGCGCGATTCCTTGGCGTGCGTGAGCGCCGCGAACTCGTCCACGTCGATGCCGATCGGAAAGGCCGCTGCGCGCACGGTGTTGCCGTAGGCGCGGAACAGGTCGCCGCCCAGCGCTTCGCCGTGCGCCTCGTTGTGCACGTAGTGCGCGAAGTGCTGCACGTCCTGCTCGGCCTGGAAGCCGATCAGGTCGTACGAGAACAGCGAGCGCATCAGCCACTCGTGCTGCGGAATGGCCGCCATGATGATCTGCGGCGGCAGCGGGATGTGCAGGAAGAAACCGATGCGCTGCTTGCAGCCCATGGCGCGCAGCTCGGCCGCGAGCGGGATCAGGTGGTAGTCGTGCACCCAGAGGATGTCGTCCTCGCGCAGCAGCGGCAGCAGCTTGCGCGCAAAGAGCTGGTTCACGCGCCGGTAGCCGCCGATGAAGCCGGCCTCGAAGTGCGCCAGGTCGAGCCGGTCGTGGAACACCGGCCACAGCACGTCGTTGCTGTAGCCCAGGTAGTAGCTGTCGTGGTCGTCGCGGCTCAGGTCGATGGTGGCAAGCGTGACCTTGCCGGCCTGCTGCGTGTGCAGTTCGCCTTCGCCCGTGGGGCCGCCTTCGACGATCTGCCCGCTCCAGCCGAACCACAGGCCGCCGCTCTGTTGCAGGCTTTCGCCCAGCGCCACGGCCAGGCCACCGGCAGCGGGCTTGCGTGGGTCGGCCACGCGGTTCGAGATGACGACGAGGCGGCTCATATGCACGAATCCCAGGGAGCGGATAAACGCACGGCCGCATTGATGATGCCGACCATCGAATAGGTCTGCGGAAAGTTGCCCCACATCTCGCCCGTGACCGGGTGCGTGTCTTCCGACAGCAGGCCCAGCGGATTGCGCGCGGCGAGCATGGTTTCGAAGATCTGCCGCGCCTCGGCCTTGCGGCCGATCTTGGCCAGCGCGTCGATGCGCCAGAAGGTGCAGATGTTGAAGGCGGTCTCGGGCTTGCCGAAGTCGTCGGCGGCTTCGTAGCGGCGCATGTAGGGGCCGTCGCAGAGCGACTTTTCCATCGCGTCGACGGTCGAGATGAAGCGCGGATCGCGCGCATCGATCAGGCCCACCTCGACCATCAGCAGGATGCTGGCGTCGAGCTCGTTGCCGCCGAAGCTCTCGGCAAAGGCCTGGCGCTCCTCGCTCCACGACTTGGCCAGAATTTCTTCCTTCATGCGCGCCGCATGGCCGTGCCAGTAGGCGGCACGTTCGGGCAGCTCCAGCGTGCGCGCGATCTTGGCGAGCCGGTCGCAGGCGGCCCAGCTCATGAGCGCCGAGCTGGTGTGCACGCGGGCGCGCGTGCGCAGCTCCCACATGCCGGCGTCGGGCGTGCCGTACACGCGCACCGCCTTTTCGCCGACCGCCTCGAGGTGCGGAAACTCCGCCACGCCCGCGCGGCTCAAAAGCCGATGGTCATGAAAAGCCTGCGCCGCGCCGAGCACGATGTTGCCGTACACGTCGTGCTGGAAGTGCTCCTGCGCCTGGTTGCCCACGCGCACCGGGCCCATGCCGCGGTAGCCGGGCAGGCCGTCGACAAAAGACTCGGGCAGCTCGCGCTCCAGCCCGATGCCGTACAGCGGCTGGATGTGCTCGCCGTGCGAGCCGATCACCACGTTGCCGAGCCAGCGCAGGTAGTCTTCCATCGTGCCCACCTCGCTCAGCGAGTTGAGCGCACGCACCACGAAGAAGGCGTCGCGCAGCCAGCAGTAGCGGTAGTCCCAGTTGCGCTGGCTGCCCGGCGCCTCGGGGATGCTGGTGGTCATGGCGGCGACGATGGCGCCGGTGTCCTCGTACAGCGAGAGCTTGAGCGTGATGGCCGCGCGGATCACCGCGTCCTGGTACTCGAAAGGAATGGCCAGGCGCTTGCTCCAGGTGCGCCAGTAGGCGATGGTTTCCTGCTCGAACTTGCGCGCGGTGTCGGCGATGCCTTCGAGCAGCGTCTCGTCCACGCCGAACATGAAGTTGTACTCGCGCGAGATCACGAAAGGCTGGCGCGACAGGATGTGCGAAATCGACGCGTCGGTGTTGAGCCGCAAGGTCACGTCGGGCCCGACGTAGCGGATGTGGTTGCTGCCGCGCGTGACCTCGGTGGGCTCCGAGGCGCCCCACTGGAAGCGCGGGTCGAGCGCCACACGGATGCGCGGCGCGCCGGCAATGGGGCGCACGCGGCGCACCATCATGAGCGGGCGGAAGTAGCGCGAGCGGCTGTAGAAGCGCGGCGCGAAGTCGGTGATCTCGATGCCCTGCCCCGCGCTGTCGAACAGCTGCGTGCGCAGCACGGCGGTATTGGGTTCGTACCACTGCTTGCTGGAAGCGAAGTCCTCGATCTCGATGGCCCAGGCGCCGGCTTCCTCGCCGGGGTGCAGCAGCGCGTTGAAGACCGGGTCGCCGTCGAAGCGCGGCAGGCAGCACCACACGGCGCGGGCGCGCGCATCGATGAGCGCGCTGTAGGCGCAGTTGCCGATCACGCCGACATTGAGCGAGGGCTCGGCCGGCGGCGCGAAGCCGCGCGGCGGGGTGGCGGCCACCTGCGCCGCAACTTTCGCGACGTCCGCGGGCGCCGTGTCGTCGGGGCCCGCCGCGCCGGCCAGTGCGTCGCCCGC
This window harbors:
- the otsA gene encoding alpha,alpha-trehalose-phosphate synthase (UDP-forming) — translated: MSRLVVISNRVADPRKPAAGGLAVALGESLQQSGGLWFGWSGQIVEGGPTGEGELHTQQAGKVTLATIDLSRDDHDSYYLGYSNDVLWPVFHDRLDLAHFEAGFIGGYRRVNQLFARKLLPLLREDDILWVHDYHLIPLAAELRAMGCKQRIGFFLHIPLPPQIIMAAIPQHEWLMRSLFSYDLIGFQAEQDVQHFAHYVHNEAHGEALGGDLFRAYGNTVRAAAFPIGIDVDEFAALTHAKESRDMYETMKREYSSRRLLLGIDRLDYSKGIPQRVRAFRELLAHYPENRRSATLIQIASPTRETVDAYGDIRRELESLCGAINGDYGELDWMPVRYIHRMVARKRVPGLCRAAAVGLVTPLRDGMNLVAKEYIAAQDPADPGVLVLSRFAGAAEQLKEALLVNPYDTHGTAETVQQALQMPLEERRERHQKLLSRIRAQDIHWWRREFLEALRAAASER
- a CDS encoding Lrp/AsnC family transcriptional regulator; this encodes MESISLDAIDLKLLDALQQDASQTNQRLAAEVGISPPTCLRRVQRLRQEGLIERQVALLSPDRLAAVLGHGLQAVVEISLDRQDAAALDAFEARVIADDAVQQCWRVSPGPDFVLVVVARDMPGYGALTQRLFTADANVRNVKAFFSLKRAKFGARVPLG
- a CDS encoding glycoside hydrolase family 15 protein; this translates as MSEHQLPEAPEDRAGDALAGAAGPDDTAPADVAKVAAQVAATPPRGFAPPAEPSLNVGVIGNCAYSALIDARARAVWCCLPRFDGDPVFNALLHPGEEAGAWAIEIEDFASSKQWYEPNTAVLRTQLFDSAGQGIEITDFAPRFYSRSRYFRPLMMVRRVRPIAGAPRIRVALDPRFQWGASEPTEVTRGSNHIRYVGPDVTLRLNTDASISHILSRQPFVISREYNFMFGVDETLLEGIADTARKFEQETIAYWRTWSKRLAIPFEYQDAVIRAAITLKLSLYEDTGAIVAAMTTSIPEAPGSQRNWDYRYCWLRDAFFVVRALNSLSEVGTMEDYLRWLGNVVIGSHGEHIQPLYGIGLERELPESFVDGLPGYRGMGPVRVGNQAQEHFQHDVYGNIVLGAAQAFHDHRLLSRAGVAEFPHLEAVGEKAVRVYGTPDAGMWELRTRARVHTSSALMSWAACDRLAKIARTLELPERAAYWHGHAARMKEEILAKSWSEERQAFAESFGGNELDASILLMVEVGLIDARDPRFISTVDAMEKSLCDGPYMRRYEAADDFGKPETAFNICTFWRIDALAKIGRKAEARQIFETMLAARNPLGLLSEDTHPVTGEMWGNFPQTYSMVGIINAAVRLSAPWDSCI